The Streptomyces sp. DG1A-41 genomic sequence GCTGCACCCCCTGCTGCGCCGGCGCCCGGAGTTCGCGATGCTCAAGGGCCGGTCGAACTACCTGTGCCTGCACCGCCTGCACGAGGGTGTGCCGCAGGACGAGGAGGAGGGTCTCTTCGACCAGTTCGAGGCGGCCGCGCCCACCAGCAAGCTGGGGCAGGACCTGCTGCGGGTGCGCGACTGGGCCGACGAGACCGAGACCGGCGACCGCGACGACCTCACACCCGGCATCTCGGACCGGGCTTGGGCTCAGGTGTCGGTGTCGTCGAGGGAGTGCCTGGGCGCCTCGAAGTGCGCCTATGGCGCGGAGTGCTTCGCCGAGATGGCCCGCGAGCGCGCCAAGCTCTCCGAGGTCGTCGTCACCAACCACGCACTGCTCGCGATCGACGCCATCGAGGGTGCCCCGGTCCTTCCGCAGCACGAGGTGTTGATCGTCGACGAGGCCCATGAGCTGGTCTCGCGGGTCACCGGAGTCGCCACTGGCGAGCTCACGCCCGGCCAGGTCAACCGTGCGGTGCGCCGGACCGCCAAACTCGTCAACGAGAAGGCGGCGGACCAGCTCCAGACCGCCGCCGAGGGTTTCGAACGTCTGATGGAGCTCGCCCTGCCGGGCCGCCTGGAGGAGATCCCCGAGGACCTCGGCTACGCCCTCATGGCACTGCGCGACGCGTGCCGCACCGTGATCTCCGCCATCGGCACGACCCGTGACAAGTCCGTCCAGGACGAGGACGCGGTCCGCAAGCAGGCTCTGGCCTCCGTGGAGAACGTGCACGACGTGGCGGAGCGGATCACGAACGGTTCCGAATGGGACGTGGTCTGGTACGAGCGCCACGACCGCTTCGGTGCCTCCCTGCGCGTTGCCCCTATGTCCGTCTCGGGTCTGCTGCGGGAGAAGCTCTTCGCGGACCGCTCCGTGGTCCTGACATCCGCGACGCTGAAGCTGGGCGGCGACTTCAACGGCGTCGGCGCTTCCCTCGGGCTCGCCCCCGAGGGCACCGAGGGCGATGACCTCCCGCAGTGGAAGGGCATCGACGTCGGCTCGCCCTTCGACTACCGCAAGCAGGGCATCCTGTACGTCGCGAAGCACCTGGCGCGCCCCGCGCGGGACGGCGACCGCGGGGACATGCTCGACGAGCTCACGGAGCTCATCCAGGCGGCGGGCGGCCGCACCCTGGGCCTGTTCTCCTCCATGCGGGGCGCCCAGGTGGCCGCCGAGGAACTGCGTTCCCGGATCCCCGAGTTCCCGATCCTCCTCCAAGGGGAGGAGACGCTCGGCGAGCTCATCAAGAACTTCGCGGCCGACCCGAAGACCTGCCTGTTCGGCACCCTGTCGCTGTGGCAGGGCGTGGACGTCCCCGGACCCAGCTGTCAGCTGGTCGTCATGGACAAAGTCCCGTTCCCGCGCCCGGACGACCCCCTGATGAGCGCCCGCCAGAAGGCCGTGGAGGACGCTGGCGGCAATGGCTTCATGGCGGTCGCCGCCACCCACGCCGCGCTCCTCATGGCCCAGGGCGCCGGCCGTCTCGTACGGGCGTCGGGCGACCGCGGTGTGGTCGCCGTGCTGGACCAGCGGCTGGCGACGGCCCGGTACGGGGGCTACCTGAAGGCGTCACTGCCCGACTTCTGGTACACGACGGACCGTAACCAGGTGCGGAAGTCGCTGGCGGCGATCGACGCGCTGGCGAAGCAGGCGGAAGCCGAGTGAGCCATCGGGGTCGGCCTGCTGGGGCGGAGCCGCGGGCCAACCCCCACTGCGCATACCGGGCCCCGACACCGCGTACGTACCGGGGCCCGGACAGCGCAGGGCCCCGGAACCGGCGCAGGGGTCCCGGGGCCCGGTCAGAGGGCGGGCCCGCTGGGCCCACCCGACGCGGTGCGCGGTGTCAGACGCGGCGCAGTACGGCCACCACCTTGCCGAGGATGGTCGCGTCGTCGCCGGGGATCGGCTCGTAGGCCGCGTTGTGCGGCAGGAGCCAGACGTGGCCGTCTTCGCGCTTGAAGCGCTTGACGGTGGCTTCTCCGTCGAGCATCGCGGCCACGATGTCGCCGTTCTCGGCGACCGGCTGACGGCGGACCGTGACCCAGTCGCCGTCGCAGATGGCGGCCTCGATCATCGAGTCCCCCACGACCTTCAGGACGAACAGCTCACCGTCACCGACGAGCTGGCGGGGGAGGGGGAAGACGTCCTCGACGGACTCCTCGGCGAGGATCGGGCCACCGGCGGCGATGCGGCCGACCAGCGGGACGTACGACGCGGCTGGCTTGCCCGCGGTGTCTGTGGGCTGCACGGATGCGGCCTGGTCGGAGCCGCGCACCTCGTACGCGCGCGGCCGGTGCGGGTCGCGGCGCAGGAAGCCCTTGCGCTCCAGTGCCATCAGCTGGTGTGCGACGGAAGACGTGCTGGACAGGCCGACGGCCTGGCCGATCTCGCGCATCGACGGCGGGTAGCCGCGCCGCTGCACCGAGTCCCTGATGACCTCGATCACGCGACGCTGGCGGTCGGTGAGTCCGGAACTGTCCGCCCGGATGCCAGGAGGTCGTCCCGGCAGGGAGCGCTTGTGCCCCTCCGGATTCGTGGCTTCGTTCATCGCGTGCACCGGCTCCAGTCGGCCCTGGGAGCGGTCCTGGGCAGTGATGGCGGCACTGTCTGCGGTGGTGGTCACGTCGGCCCCTCTCGATGGTCTCCCTGCTGGACAACGGTAGTTGCTTTCGAAAGGTTGCGCCAAACACACGTTCGAGTGAAAAATCGCGAATCGGCTGACGCGATCATTTGTCCGGGTGTATTGGCTACCGCTCCACCTGGCGGGCAAAAGCGCCCATTGCTGTACTCTTCACCGCCGGGGTGATCGCCTCGGGGGTGCTCCAGTCTGCCATCCGGCATTCCCGCGCCCCGGGACCAGCCCTCATCTGTGCGGGAGTCCCACGTCCCCTCCTCGCGGGGCCCACGGTATCTCCGCATGTGCCGCAGCGATACGGCTGTGCGCGCATGGATGCGGCTGGCGGGGTCGGCCGGGCGTGTCCAGCGGTGCGGCTGTGGGTGTACGAGGCCGGCGCGACCGGTCGGTCATGTGTCACCTGCGTCTACTCGCGCGACACGCGCGTACTGCCTGGATGTATGAGCCAATCCCCACATCTAGTGGTTGGATTGCAGCAGTAGCCCACAAGTTGTGGTCCCCCGGGTCTTGGCGCCCATGGTCATCGCCTATGCTTGGGGCTGCTTCGTGAGGCGCAAGAGACCCAGCGAGGCTTTTGAGTCTGCTGTGAGGAGGGTTGGAGTTCATGCACTGCCCCTTCTGCAGGCACCCCGACAGCCGTGTCGTCGACAGCCGTACGACCGACGACGGCACGTCGATCCGCAGGCGCCGCCAGTGCCCTGACTGCTCCCGTCGTTTCACGACCGTGGAGACGTGCTCGCTCATGGTGGTCAAGCGGTCCGGAGTCACCGAACCCTTCAGCCGCACCAAGATCATCAATGGTGTGCGCAAGGCGTGTCAGGGGCGGCCCGTCACCGAGGACGCGCTCGCCCAGCTCGGCCAGCGGGTCGAGGAGGCGGTGCGGGCCACCGGAAGCGCCGAGCTGACCACCCACGACGTGGGGCTGGCCATACTCGGCCCGTTGCAGGAGCTCGATCTCGTCGCGTATCTGCGATTCGCCTCCGTCTACCGGGCGTTCGATTCGCTCGAGGACTTCGAGGCGGCCATCGCGGAGCTCAGGGAAGAGACGGGGCGCCCCGAAGCGGACGACGGAGACCGCGAGGACGCGGGGGCGGGGAGCCAGGAAGACGACCGCGGGCCCGGAGGGACGACGCATGTCCCCGAGCCCGCAGGCGCCGCCGACTGACCGGCGGGCCGGACCCGGGCGGCAGCTCCGGGCCCCGGCCGGGCGGCGGCGATGTGAAGACCTGTTGCGGGCGATGTGAGTGGGTGCCCGCGACACCAGACAGAACACCGTGCCACGGGAACAACGGGGCACTTCAGGGCGTTTTCGCCCGTACAGGGAGGCGGCATGACAGAGACGGCGAGTGGTCCGGCACGGAGTTCCCGCGCCAAGAGCACCAAGGCGAGCAAGGGCCTGCGTATCGAGCGCATCCACACCACTCCTGGGGTCCACCCGTACGACGAGGTGGCCTGGGAGCGCCGTGACGTCGTCATGACCAACTGGCGCGACGGCTCGGTCAACTTCGAGCAGCGCGGCGTCGAGTTCCCCGACTTCTGGTCGGTGAACGCGGTCAACATCGTCACCAGCAAGTACTTCCGCGGTGCCGTCGGCACCCCGCAGCGCGAGACCAGCCTCAAGCAGCTGATCGACCGCATCGTGAAGACGTACCGGAAGGCCGGAGAGGACCACAAGTACTTCGCCTCGCCCGCCGACGCCGAGATCTTCGAGCACGAGCTGGCCTACGCCCTCCTGCACCAGGTCTTCAGCTTCAACAGCCCTGTCTGGTTCAACGTCGGCACCAAGCAGCCCCAGCAGGTCTCCGCCTGCTTCATCCTGTCCGTCGACGACTCCATGGAGTCGATCCTCGACTGGTACAAGGAAGAGGGCATGATCTTCAAGGGCGGCTCCGGTGCCGGTCTGAACCTCTCCAGGATCCGTTCCTCCAAGGAACTGCTGTCCTCCGGCGGCAACGCCTCCGGTCCGGTCTCCTTCATGCGCGGCGCCGACGCCTCCGCAGGAACGATCAAGTCCGGTGGCGCCACCCGCCGCGCCGCCAAGATGGTCGTCCTCGATGTGGACCACCCGGACATCGAGGACTTCATCGAGACCAAGGTCAAGGAAGAGGAGAAGATCCGCGTCCTGCGCGACGCGGGCTTCGACATGGACCTGGGCGGCGACGACATCGCGTCCGTCCAGTACCAGAACGCCAACAACTCGGTCCGCGTGAACGACGAGTTCATGACGGCCGTCGAGCAGGGCGGCAAGTTCGGTCTGCGGGGCCGGATGACCGGCGAGGTCATCGAGGAGGTCGACGCCAAAGCGCTCTTCCGCAAGATCGCCGAGGCCGCCTGGGCCTGCGCCGACCCCGGCATCCAGTACGACGACACCATCAACAACTGGCACACCTGCCCCGAGTCCGGCCGGATCACCGCGTCGAACCCGTGCAGCGAGTACATGCACCTGGACAACACGTCCTGCAACCTGGCCTCGCTGAACCTGATGAAGTTCCTGAAGGACGATGGCAAGGGCAACCAGTCCTTCGAGGCCGAGCGCTTCCAGAAGGTCGTCGAGCTGGTCATCACCGCGATGGACATCTCGATCTGCTTCGCCGACTTCCCGACCCAGAAGATCGGTGAGAACACGCGCGCGTTCCGCCAGCTCGGCATCGGCTACGCCAACCTCGGCGCCCTGCTGATGGCCACCGGCCACGCCTATGACTCCGACGGCGGCCGCTCCCTCGCCGGCGCCATCACCTCCCTGATGACCGGAACGGCGTACCGCCGCTCCGCCGAACTCGCCGCGGTCGTGGGCCCGTACGACGGCTACGCCCGCAACGCGGACGCCCACAAGCGCGTCATGCAGCAGCACTCGGACGCCAATGACAAGGCCGTCCGCATGGACGACCTGGACACCCCGGTGTGGGCCGCCGCCAGCGAGGCCTGGGGAGATGTGCTGCGCGTCGGTGAGAAGAACGGTTTCCGTAACTCCCAGGCGTCCGTGCTCGCCCCGACCGGCACCATCGGCCTCGCGATGTCCTGCGACACCACCGGTGTCGAGCCCGACCTGGCGCTGGTCAAGTTCAAGAAGCTGGTCGGCGGCGGCTCGATGCAGATCGTCAACGGTACCGTTCCGCAGGCCCTGCGCCGCCTGGGCTACATGGAAGAGCAGATCGAGGCGATCGTCGCCCACATCGCCGAGCACGGCAACGTGATCGACGCCCCGGGCCTCAAGCCCGAGCACTACGAGGTGTTCGACTGCGCCATGGGCGAGCGGGCCATCTCCCCGATGGGCCACGTCCGCATGATGGCCGCGATCCAGCCGTGGATCTCCGGCGCCATCTCCAAGACGGTCAACATGCCGGAGACGGCGACCGTCGAGGAGGTCGAGGAGATCTACTTCGAGGCCTGGAAGCTGGGCGTCAAGGCGCTCGCGATCTACCGCGACAACTGCAAGGTCGGCCAGCCGCTCTCCACCAAGAAGTGGGAGGAGAAGGCCGAGGAGCCCGCCGCCGTCGAGCCCCAGGTCGAGAAGGTCGTCGAGTACCGCCCGGTCCGCAGGCGCCTCCCCAAGGGCCGTCCCGGCATCACGACGTCCTTCACGGTCGGTGGCGCCGAGGGCTACATGACCGCCAACTCCTACCCGGACGACGGTCTCGGCGAGGTCTTCCTGAAGATGTCCAAGCAGGGCTCGACCCTCGCGGGCATGATGGACGCCTTCTCCATCGCGGTCTCCGTCGGCCTCCAGTACGGCGTCCCGCTGGAGACGTACGTCTCGAAGTTCACGAACATGCGCTTCGAGCCGGCCGGTATGACGGACGACCCGGACGTGCGGATGGCGCAGTCGATCGTCGACTACATCTTCCGCCGCCTGGCGCTGGACTTCCTGCCGTTCGAGACGCGCTCCGCGCTCGGCATCCACTCCGCAGAGGAGCGCCAGCGTCACCTGGAGACCGGTTCGTACGAGCCGAACGAGGACGATGTCGACGTCGAGGGCCTGGCCCAGTCGGCGCCGCGCGCCCAGGAGCTGAAGGCCGTCTCCGCGCCGAAGAACGAAGAGGCGGCCACGCCCGCCCCGCAGCAGGCCCACACCAGCGCCGAACTGGTGGAGATGCAGCTGGGCATCCAGGCCGACGCCCCGCTGTGCTTCTCCTGCGGGACGAAGATGCAGCGCGCCGGTTCCTGCTACATCTGCGAGGGCTGCGGCTCGACCAGTGGTTGCAGCTGACGCCTAGCGCCTGAGTAGATGACAGAGGGGCACCGCCTTCGGGCCGGTGCCCCTCTTGTCGTCACAGGCCGCGGGAGCCGGGGAGCCTGTCCAGCAGGCCGTCCAGCCCTGAACGGACGGTGTCCTGGTCGCCGGTGTCCAACCCGTGCGTGACCTCGTACCACGGGCCCAGGCGGTGCCAGACACGGGAGCGTTCGCGCAGCGCCGGCGGTGCCGCGCAGGCGGCGGCGCAGGCCTCGGCGAACGCCGGTGAGGTGCCGTTGAGCGCCCACGCCAGGTCGATGGCGGGGTCCCCGATGTGCGCGTCGCCGAAGTCGATGACACCGGTGAGCACACCAGCCTGGGCCAGCAGATGCTCGGGTCCGAGGTCCCCGTGGACGAGGGCCTCGGCGGGCAGCGTGCTGACGGCCTTCAGCAGGTCGGAGGCGGGGGCGCGCCGGTCCGGCGGCAGGAGGGGCAGCACGCGAGCCCGGAAGTCGTCCGCCAGGGCGACGCGTTCACGGAGCACTTCGCGCGCGGGCGGCACACCGCGTCGCACGGCCTCTTCGGTGTCTGCCCTGTGCAAGGCCCGCAGGAACAACCCCAAGACGCGTCCCTGGGAGGCGTCCGGCTCTGCCAGGGGTTCACCCGGGACCAAAGCGTGCCGCACGATGAGCGGATCGCCTGCCACGATATGGGGCACCGGCACAGCGAGCGGCAGGTGCGGTACGAGCCATGGCAGCAGGCGGGTCTCCGTCCGGAGTTGCCGCTCCACGTCCGGACGGCGGGGACGGCGTTCGACCCAGTGGCCGTCGACCAGCCGGGCCTCGCAGTCCCAGCCGTCCGGGAACACCGAGCTCACCCCTGCCCCGCGGTCTCGCTCCTCCGGGGGAACTCACGGCCGGTGTGCGGCACCCATCGTCCTGGCGAAGTCCACGGGGTCGCCCTCGAAACCACGGAGACCGGGGCGGAAGTCCCAGGGACCGGAACCGTCCCGGACGAACTCCGCGACTGTCGCCGCCGTGGCCCCCAGGGCACCCCCGAAGTCGTTCTCGGCCAGGACCGTGTACCCCTCGCGGATACGCAGCCCCGGGTTCACCACACTGACGAAAGTGCGCTCCGCCGGGCGCTGCTGGATGACGACACCGACCACCACGCGCGCGTAGCGGCCGTCGAGCCGGTCGAGTTCCAGCGTCATGACCTCGTCGTAGCCGAAGCCCTGGCCGTCCTTGCTGTCCCGGTTGAGATAGATGGTGCCGTCGGGGGAGCGGCTGTCGAAGTGCACCACGTAGGCGGGATCTCCGTACGGATCGTCCGTCAGATAGGTCGCTGCGACCAGGTCCAGGTCGGTGGACGGCTGCCCCGCCGGACTGGGATCCCATCGCACCGCGATCTCGATCTTGCGAAGCCCCTTGTTGAGCCCGTCCACCAGCGTCCCCTTCCCCGTACCGACTCGCCCGTCCGCCTCAACTGCCGGGCACTCACGACTGTTTGTCCATCCTGCCACGCGTGCGGGTGCGCGCGCCGGAGAGCGGTCCAGCCGAGAGTGACCGGCGCCACGCTCCGTGGCCTTACCATGGCGCGGTGCTGGTCAAGTGGATTCGCTGCACCGTGGTGGACCGCCGCGGTTTCGAGCGGGGGCAGCGGAAGTGGGCGGGGCTTCTGGGGGAGCCGGGGTTTCGGGGACAGGGGGGTGGCTGGAGCCGGGGGCGGCCGGACGTGGCGCACATCTTCGCGTTCTGGGAGAGCCGAGCCTTCTACGACTCCTTCATGGCGCGGTCTCACGACCGGCTCGCGTCGGCCCAGTCGGGCACGTTCAAAAACGCCCAGGTCAGGCTCTTCGACTACCGCTTCGATGTGAAGACCGGTTTCGAACCGCGCTTCACGGACGCCGACCTGCTGCGTGTGGCGCTCTGCCGTGTCCACGAGGAGCGGGTCGAGCACTTCGTGCTGATGCAGGAGAAGGTCTGGAACCCGGCGATGGCCGGCTCGCCCGGCATGGTGCGCGGCCTGTTCGGCGAGGCGCCCGGGAACGAATTCGTCGTGCTGTCGATGTGGCGGTCGGCCGCCGAGCACGGCAAGTACCGCGCCGAACGCGTGGAACGGCTCGCCCTGAGGGCTCAGACGGAGGCGGACGTGGCGGCGCTCACCGGGGATGTCGTGGACATGGAACCGAGCTGGACGGTCTGACTCCGGGTGGGGTCGGACGGGCCCGAATCGAATGAGTCTGATCGAACATGTGCACCTCCTGTGGGATCTGTGGTGCAGGATGTGTGTGACCTCCGCTGTTTAGGCGCGGTACGAGTGCTCGACGGACCCTCACCCGATCTAGGGTTTCGGCATGGCACGACCACGGCGCATCGTCCTTGTCCGGCACGGAGAGTCAACGGGCAATGTTGATGACTCCGTGTACGAGCGTGAACC encodes the following:
- a CDS encoding ATP-dependent DNA helicase; this encodes MTKPSLPELLHAAVTAVGGTERPGQVTMAEAVAEAIDNGSHLLIQAGTGTGKSLGYLVPALAHGERVVVATATLALQRQLVERDLPRTVESLHPLLRRRPEFAMLKGRSNYLCLHRLHEGVPQDEEEGLFDQFEAAAPTSKLGQDLLRVRDWADETETGDRDDLTPGISDRAWAQVSVSSRECLGASKCAYGAECFAEMARERAKLSEVVVTNHALLAIDAIEGAPVLPQHEVLIVDEAHELVSRVTGVATGELTPGQVNRAVRRTAKLVNEKAADQLQTAAEGFERLMELALPGRLEEIPEDLGYALMALRDACRTVISAIGTTRDKSVQDEDAVRKQALASVENVHDVAERITNGSEWDVVWYERHDRFGASLRVAPMSVSGLLREKLFADRSVVLTSATLKLGGDFNGVGASLGLAPEGTEGDDLPQWKGIDVGSPFDYRKQGILYVAKHLARPARDGDRGDMLDELTELIQAAGGRTLGLFSSMRGAQVAAEELRSRIPEFPILLQGEETLGELIKNFAADPKTCLFGTLSLWQGVDVPGPSCQLVVMDKVPFPRPDDPLMSARQKAVEDAGGNGFMAVAATHAALLMAQGAGRLVRASGDRGVVAVLDQRLATARYGGYLKASLPDFWYTTDRNQVRKSLAAIDALAKQAEAE
- the nrdR gene encoding transcriptional regulator NrdR — encoded protein: MHCPFCRHPDSRVVDSRTTDDGTSIRRRRQCPDCSRRFTTVETCSLMVVKRSGVTEPFSRTKIINGVRKACQGRPVTEDALAQLGQRVEEAVRATGSAELTTHDVGLAILGPLQELDLVAYLRFASVYRAFDSLEDFEAAIAELREETGRPEADDGDREDAGAGSQEDDRGPGGTTHVPEPAGAAD
- a CDS encoding YdbC family protein, which codes for MLVKWIRCTVVDRRGFERGQRKWAGLLGEPGFRGQGGGWSRGRPDVAHIFAFWESRAFYDSFMARSHDRLASAQSGTFKNAQVRLFDYRFDVKTGFEPRFTDADLLRVALCRVHEERVEHFVLMQEKVWNPAMAGSPGMVRGLFGEAPGNEFVVLSMWRSAAEHGKYRAERVERLALRAQTEADVAALTGDVVDMEPSWTV
- the lexA gene encoding transcriptional repressor LexA, with the translated sequence MTTTADSAAITAQDRSQGRLEPVHAMNEATNPEGHKRSLPGRPPGIRADSSGLTDRQRRVIEVIRDSVQRRGYPPSMREIGQAVGLSSTSSVAHQLMALERKGFLRRDPHRPRAYEVRGSDQAASVQPTDTAGKPAASYVPLVGRIAAGGPILAEESVEDVFPLPRQLVGDGELFVLKVVGDSMIEAAICDGDWVTVRRQPVAENGDIVAAMLDGEATVKRFKREDGHVWLLPHNAAYEPIPGDDATILGKVVAVLRRV
- a CDS encoding phosphotransferase, giving the protein MSSVFPDGWDCEARLVDGHWVERRPRRPDVERQLRTETRLLPWLVPHLPLAVPVPHIVAGDPLIVRHALVPGEPLAEPDASQGRVLGLFLRALHRADTEEAVRRGVPPAREVLRERVALADDFRARVLPLLPPDRRAPASDLLKAVSTLPAEALVHGDLGPEHLLAQAGVLTGVIDFGDAHIGDPAIDLAWALNGTSPAFAEACAAACAAPPALRERSRVWHRLGPWYEVTHGLDTGDQDTVRSGLDGLLDRLPGSRGL
- a CDS encoding vitamin B12-dependent ribonucleotide reductase; the protein is MTETASGPARSSRAKSTKASKGLRIERIHTTPGVHPYDEVAWERRDVVMTNWRDGSVNFEQRGVEFPDFWSVNAVNIVTSKYFRGAVGTPQRETSLKQLIDRIVKTYRKAGEDHKYFASPADAEIFEHELAYALLHQVFSFNSPVWFNVGTKQPQQVSACFILSVDDSMESILDWYKEEGMIFKGGSGAGLNLSRIRSSKELLSSGGNASGPVSFMRGADASAGTIKSGGATRRAAKMVVLDVDHPDIEDFIETKVKEEEKIRVLRDAGFDMDLGGDDIASVQYQNANNSVRVNDEFMTAVEQGGKFGLRGRMTGEVIEEVDAKALFRKIAEAAWACADPGIQYDDTINNWHTCPESGRITASNPCSEYMHLDNTSCNLASLNLMKFLKDDGKGNQSFEAERFQKVVELVITAMDISICFADFPTQKIGENTRAFRQLGIGYANLGALLMATGHAYDSDGGRSLAGAITSLMTGTAYRRSAELAAVVGPYDGYARNADAHKRVMQQHSDANDKAVRMDDLDTPVWAAASEAWGDVLRVGEKNGFRNSQASVLAPTGTIGLAMSCDTTGVEPDLALVKFKKLVGGGSMQIVNGTVPQALRRLGYMEEQIEAIVAHIAEHGNVIDAPGLKPEHYEVFDCAMGERAISPMGHVRMMAAIQPWISGAISKTVNMPETATVEEVEEIYFEAWKLGVKALAIYRDNCKVGQPLSTKKWEEKAEEPAAVEPQVEKVVEYRPVRRRLPKGRPGITTSFTVGGAEGYMTANSYPDDGLGEVFLKMSKQGSTLAGMMDAFSIAVSVGLQYGVPLETYVSKFTNMRFEPAGMTDDPDVRMAQSIVDYIFRRLALDFLPFETRSALGIHSAEERQRHLETGSYEPNEDDVDVEGLAQSAPRAQELKAVSAPKNEEAATPAPQQAHTSAELVEMQLGIQADAPLCFSCGTKMQRAGSCYICEGCGSTSGCS
- a CDS encoding TerD family protein, with the protein product MDGLNKGLRKIEIAVRWDPSPAGQPSTDLDLVAATYLTDDPYGDPAYVVHFDSRSPDGTIYLNRDSKDGQGFGYDEVMTLELDRLDGRYARVVVGVVIQQRPAERTFVSVVNPGLRIREGYTVLAENDFGGALGATAATVAEFVRDGSGPWDFRPGLRGFEGDPVDFARTMGAAHRP